In the genome of Magnolia sinica isolate HGM2019 chromosome 2, MsV1, whole genome shotgun sequence, one region contains:
- the LOC131237958 gene encoding eugenol synthase 2-like isoform X3: MAEKSKILIIGGTGYIGKFVVEASAKAEHPTFALIRESTVSDLEKAKLIENFKNHGVTLVFGDIYDHGSLVKAIKGVDVVISTVGHGQLADQTKIIAAIKEAGNVKRFFPSEFGNDVDCVHAVEPAKSAFATKARIRRAVEAEGIPYTYVSTNCFAAYFLPSLGQAGATSPPRDKVVSLGDGNPKEDIGTFTIKAVDDPRTLNKILYLRPPANIYSFNDVVSLWEKKIGKTLERIYVPEEQLLKNIQESPIPLNMAIGHSVFVKGDHTNFEIKPSFGVEASQLYPDVKYTTVEEYLDQFI; encoded by the exons ATGGCCGAGAAAAGCAAGATCCTCATCATCGGTGGGACTGGTTACATCGGAAAGTTCGTCGTGGAAGCTAGCGCGAAAGCCGAGCACCCCACGTTTGCTCTGATCAGAGAAAGCACCGTTTCCGATCTTGAGAAGGCTAAACTCATCGAGAATTTCAAGAACCATGGCGTCACTTTGGTCTTC GGAGATATTTACGATCATGGGAGCCTGGTGAAAGCGATAAAGGGGGTAGATGTTGTCATTTCTACAGTGGGCCATGGGCAGCTGGCAGATCAGACGAAGATCATCGCCGCCATTAAAGAAGCTGGAAATGTTAAG agattctttccaTCTGAGTTTGGAAATGATGTGGATTGCGTCCATGCAGTTGAGCCGGCAAAGAGTGCATTCGCAACCAAGGCTCGGATCCGGCGGGCTGTTGAGGCTGAAGGGATACCATACACATACGTCTCCACCAACTGCTTTGCTGCATATTTCCTCCCGTCGTTGGGACAGGCGGGAGCCACATCTCCCCCCAGGGACAAGGTTGTTAGCTTAGGGGATGGGAACCCCAAAG AAGACATTGGCACATTTACCATCAAAGCTGTGGATGACCCTAGAACCTTGAACAAGATCCTCTATCTAAGACCCCCTGCTAATATCTACTCCTTCAATGATGTTGTTTCCCTATGGGAGAAGAAGATCGGAAAGACCCTTGAAAGGATTTATGTTCCAGAGGAGCAACTACTCAAGAATATCCAAG AGTCTCCAATTCCTTTGAACATGGCGATCGGACACTCAGTGTTCGTGAAGGGAGACCACACCAACTTTGAGATCAAACCATCCTTCGGCGTGGAGGCATCACAGCTCTATCCCGATGTCAAGTACACCACCGTAGAGGAGTACCTGGATCAGTTCATCTGA
- the LOC131237958 gene encoding eugenol synthase 2-like isoform X2 translates to MAEKSKILIIGGTGYIGKFVVEASAKAEHPTFALIRESTVSDLEKAKLIENFKNHGVTLVFGDIYDHGSLVKAIKGVDVVISTVGHGQLADQTKIIAAIKEAGNVKTLLVNWLVTSQVEPAKSAFATKARIRRAVEAEGIPYTYVSTNCFAAYFLPSLGQAGATSPPRDKVVSLGDGNPKAIFVNEEDIGTFTIKAVDDPRTLNKILYLRPPANIYSFNDVVSLWEKKIGKTLERIYVPEEQLLKNIQESPIPLNMAIGHSVFVKGDHTNFEIKPSFGVEASQLYPDVKYTTVEEYLDQFI, encoded by the exons ATGGCCGAGAAAAGCAAGATCCTCATCATCGGTGGGACTGGTTACATCGGAAAGTTCGTCGTGGAAGCTAGCGCGAAAGCCGAGCACCCCACGTTTGCTCTGATCAGAGAAAGCACCGTTTCCGATCTTGAGAAGGCTAAACTCATCGAGAATTTCAAGAACCATGGCGTCACTTTGGTCTTC GGAGATATTTACGATCATGGGAGCCTGGTGAAAGCGATAAAGGGGGTAGATGTTGTCATTTCTACAGTGGGCCATGGGCAGCTGGCAGATCAGACGAAGATCATCGCCGCCATTAAAGAAGCTGGAAATGTTAAG ACACTGTTGGTCAATTGGTTGGTGACATCTCAAG TTGAGCCGGCAAAGAGTGCATTCGCAACCAAGGCTCGGATCCGGCGGGCTGTTGAGGCTGAAGGGATACCATACACATACGTCTCCACCAACTGCTTTGCTGCATATTTCCTCCCGTCGTTGGGACAGGCGGGAGCCACATCTCCCCCCAGGGACAAGGTTGTTAGCTTAGGGGATGGGAACCCCAAAG CGATTTTTGTCAATGAAGAAGACATTGGCACATTTACCATCAAAGCTGTGGATGACCCTAGAACCTTGAACAAGATCCTCTATCTAAGACCCCCTGCTAATATCTACTCCTTCAATGATGTTGTTTCCCTATGGGAGAAGAAGATCGGAAAGACCCTTGAAAGGATTTATGTTCCAGAGGAGCAACTACTCAAGAATATCCAAG AGTCTCCAATTCCTTTGAACATGGCGATCGGACACTCAGTGTTCGTGAAGGGAGACCACACCAACTTTGAGATCAAACCATCCTTCGGCGTGGAGGCATCACAGCTCTATCCCGATGTCAAGTACACCACCGTAGAGGAGTACCTGGATCAGTTCATCTGA
- the LOC131237958 gene encoding eugenol synthase 2-like isoform X1, producing MAEKSKILIIGGTGYIGKFVVEASAKAEHPTFALIRESTVSDLEKAKLIENFKNHGVTLVFGDIYDHGSLVKAIKGVDVVISTVGHGQLADQTKIIAAIKEAGNVKRFFPSEFGNDVDCVHAVEPAKSAFATKARIRRAVEAEGIPYTYVSTNCFAAYFLPSLGQAGATSPPRDKVVSLGDGNPKAIFVNEEDIGTFTIKAVDDPRTLNKILYLRPPANIYSFNDVVSLWEKKIGKTLERIYVPEEQLLKNIQESPIPLNMAIGHSVFVKGDHTNFEIKPSFGVEASQLYPDVKYTTVEEYLDQFI from the exons ATGGCCGAGAAAAGCAAGATCCTCATCATCGGTGGGACTGGTTACATCGGAAAGTTCGTCGTGGAAGCTAGCGCGAAAGCCGAGCACCCCACGTTTGCTCTGATCAGAGAAAGCACCGTTTCCGATCTTGAGAAGGCTAAACTCATCGAGAATTTCAAGAACCATGGCGTCACTTTGGTCTTC GGAGATATTTACGATCATGGGAGCCTGGTGAAAGCGATAAAGGGGGTAGATGTTGTCATTTCTACAGTGGGCCATGGGCAGCTGGCAGATCAGACGAAGATCATCGCCGCCATTAAAGAAGCTGGAAATGTTAAG agattctttccaTCTGAGTTTGGAAATGATGTGGATTGCGTCCATGCAGTTGAGCCGGCAAAGAGTGCATTCGCAACCAAGGCTCGGATCCGGCGGGCTGTTGAGGCTGAAGGGATACCATACACATACGTCTCCACCAACTGCTTTGCTGCATATTTCCTCCCGTCGTTGGGACAGGCGGGAGCCACATCTCCCCCCAGGGACAAGGTTGTTAGCTTAGGGGATGGGAACCCCAAAG CGATTTTTGTCAATGAAGAAGACATTGGCACATTTACCATCAAAGCTGTGGATGACCCTAGAACCTTGAACAAGATCCTCTATCTAAGACCCCCTGCTAATATCTACTCCTTCAATGATGTTGTTTCCCTATGGGAGAAGAAGATCGGAAAGACCCTTGAAAGGATTTATGTTCCAGAGGAGCAACTACTCAAGAATATCCAAG AGTCTCCAATTCCTTTGAACATGGCGATCGGACACTCAGTGTTCGTGAAGGGAGACCACACCAACTTTGAGATCAAACCATCCTTCGGCGTGGAGGCATCACAGCTCTATCCCGATGTCAAGTACACCACCGTAGAGGAGTACCTGGATCAGTTCATCTGA